The Vibrio cyclitrophicus sequence GTGATGTCATCTTAACTGCACTTGGCGGCACTGCACTAGCGTTTATGGGCGCATCAGCTTACGCACTAACAACTAAGCGCGACCTTTCATTCCTTAACGGTATGTTAATGGCCGGTTTCGTTGTACTGCTAGTAGGTATGGTTGCAAACATCTTCCTGCAAATGCCCCTACTATCTTTGGCAATGAGCGGTATGTTCATCCTATTCTCGACTGGTGTTATCTTGCTAACAACGCAAAGCATCATCCGTGGCGGTGAAACGAACTACATCTCAGCAACTATCAGCTTGTACGTATCGATCTACAACATCTTCATCAGCCTACTAAGTATCTTAGGTATTATGAACAGCAACGACTAATCATAGTTCGTTCAAAATCGAGCCCAAGAGCAAGTCTCTTGGGCTTTTTTGTATCTATAGATGCAATATTCCTAGAGATAACGACGATATTTCTTGAGAAAGATAAACGTGGTCATGTACCCTATTTACTGAGTTAAACTGATTCTGGACTAAACATGTTTGAATATAACGGCAAACAAATCGAAACCGACGCTCAAGGCTACCTATTGGACTACACACAATGGGAAGAAGGTATGATCGAAATTCTTGCTCAAGATGAAGCTATTGAACTGACTGAAGCACACTTGGAAGTCGTCCATTTTGTAAGAAGCTTTTACGAAGAATTCAAGACTTCTCCAGCCGTTCGCATGCTTGTGAA is a genomic window containing:
- a CDS encoding TusE/DsrC/DsvC family sulfur relay protein, translated to MFEYNGKQIETDAQGYLLDYTQWEEGMIEILAQDEAIELTEAHLEVVHFVRSFYEEFKTSPAVRMLVKAMEKAHGPEKGNSKYLFKLFKKGPAKQATKLAGLPKPAKCL
- a CDS encoding Bax inhibitor-1/YccA family protein, which translates into the protein MNSPMFSRTASQESALQTNKVLRNTYALLSMTLLWSAVVAGVSMAMNLPRPGLIIMLVGFYGLLFLTEKNRDNSMGLVFTFLFTGFLGYTIGPILNMYVGAGMGDVILTALGGTALAFMGASAYALTTKRDLSFLNGMLMAGFVVLLVGMVANIFLQMPLLSLAMSGMFILFSTGVILLTTQSIIRGGETNYISATISLYVSIYNIFISLLSILGIMNSND